The Tenacibaculum jejuense genome includes a window with the following:
- the lepB gene encoding signal peptidase I codes for MSFTGWFILFLIIQFIHFLGTWKLYVKAGRKAWEAAVPVYNAIVLLGILKRPKWWVILLFVPTVNLIMFPVIWIETCRSFGFKSTKDSILVIATLGFYIFYISYFNDPQYDQKRALKAPTTAGEWVSSIAFAIVAATIVHNYFIRPYVIPSSSLEKTLLVGDYLFVSKFHYGSRVPMTTVSLPMIHDSIPGLGTKSYVFSDDYENRNNSLINKLQLPYMRLPGLKKIKRNDIVVFGQPADTLRNMNILTSDRNYYKPIDKKTNLVKRCVGIAGDSLEIKDGYIYINGKRTVLPKSAKPQWNFIVDTNGEKLSPGDLKRYNIREAKVFNDGRFYLTLTDAEAAALKKNPKVKSIEKSNRPKGYYDDGIFPHNPKYPWSIDNFGPIYIPKKGATVALNAESIPFYKRIIQEYEKNELTFFGDDIYINGKKTDSYTFKQDYYWMMGDNRQNSLDARAWGYVPFDHVIGTPVMVWFSYDKDTGSIRWDRMFTTVTNGESKSYFWLGIIAALAILGFVFMPKKKKAK; via the coding sequence ATGTCATTTACAGGATGGTTTATTTTATTTTTAATTATCCAATTCATCCACTTTTTAGGAACTTGGAAATTATATGTTAAAGCAGGAAGAAAAGCTTGGGAAGCGGCAGTGCCTGTATATAATGCCATAGTTTTATTGGGTATTTTAAAAAGACCTAAATGGTGGGTTATATTATTATTTGTACCTACAGTAAATCTTATCATGTTTCCTGTAATTTGGATAGAAACTTGTCGTAGTTTTGGATTTAAATCTACAAAAGATTCGATTTTAGTAATTGCTACTTTAGGATTCTATATCTTTTATATTTCATATTTCAACGACCCGCAATATGATCAAAAAAGAGCTTTAAAAGCACCTACAACTGCTGGTGAATGGGTAAGCTCAATCGCATTTGCAATAGTTGCGGCTACCATAGTTCATAACTACTTTATCAGACCTTATGTAATTCCTTCATCTTCTTTAGAGAAAACTTTATTAGTTGGAGATTATTTGTTTGTAAGTAAGTTTCATTATGGTTCTCGAGTTCCCATGACTACAGTTTCTCTACCAATGATTCACGATAGTATTCCTGGATTAGGAACTAAATCTTACGTATTTAGCGATGATTATGAGAATAGAAATAATTCTTTAATAAATAAGCTACAATTACCTTACATGAGGTTACCTGGTTTAAAAAAGATTAAACGAAATGATATTGTAGTTTTTGGTCAGCCGGCAGATACGTTAAGAAATATGAATATTCTTACTTCTGACAGAAATTATTACAAGCCTATCGACAAAAAAACAAACTTAGTTAAGCGTTGTGTTGGTATTGCTGGTGATAGTTTAGAAATTAAAGATGGATACATTTATATTAATGGAAAACGAACTGTACTTCCTAAAAGTGCTAAGCCACAATGGAATTTTATTGTAGATACTAATGGAGAAAAACTATCTCCTGGAGATTTAAAGCGCTATAATATTAGAGAAGCAAAAGTATTTAATGATGGAAGGTTTTATCTAACATTAACAGATGCAGAAGCAGCAGCATTAAAGAAAAACCCAAAAGTAAAAAGTATCGAAAAATCTAATCGTCCAAAAGGATATTATGATGATGGAATTTTCCCGCATAATCCAAAATATCCTTGGTCTATAGATAATTTTGGGCCTATTTATATTCCTAAAAAGGGAGCTACAGTTGCTTTAAATGCAGAAAGTATTCCTTTTTATAAAAGAATTATTCAAGAATACGAGAAAAATGAATTAACATTTTTTGGAGACGATATATACATCAACGGAAAGAAAACAGATTCGTATACTTTTAAACAAGATTATTATTGGATGATGGGAGATAACAGACAAAACTCTTTAGATGCTAGAGCATGGGGTTATGTTCCTTTTGATCATGTAATTGGTACTCCTGTAATGGTTTGGTTTAGTTATGATAAAGATACAGGAAGTATTCGCTGGGATAGAATGTTTACAACGGTTACTAATGGAGAATCTAAGTCATATTTTTGGTTAGGTATAATAGCTGCTTTGGCTATTTTAGGATTTGTTTTTATGCCAAAAAAGAAAAAAGCAAAATAA
- the dapB gene encoding 4-hydroxy-tetrahydrodipicolinate reductase, whose protein sequence is MKIALLGYGRMGKEIEKIAQQRGHEIVIRDNGEKSYDITTADVAIDFSIPNAAYNNITNCFKNNIPVVSGTTGWLDKYEDALEICKANNGGFIYASNFSLGVNIFFELNNQLAKMMSALDQYKVDIEEIHHTKKLDAPSGTAITLAEGIIENSERKSWELNGEASEEVIPITAVRTPDVPGTHTINYNSVVDAIEIKHTAHNRQGFALGAVIAAEWLKDKQGVFTMKDVLNIG, encoded by the coding sequence ATGAAAATAGCCTTATTAGGTTACGGAAGAATGGGTAAAGAAATAGAAAAAATTGCCCAACAAAGAGGTCATGAAATCGTAATTAGAGATAATGGAGAGAAAAGTTACGATATTACAACCGCAGATGTAGCCATAGATTTCAGTATTCCTAACGCTGCTTATAATAATATTACAAATTGTTTTAAGAACAACATCCCTGTAGTTTCTGGAACTACAGGATGGCTTGACAAATATGAGGATGCTTTAGAAATTTGTAAGGCAAATAACGGGGGATTTATCTATGCGTCAAACTTTAGTTTGGGTGTAAATATTTTCTTCGAACTTAACAATCAGTTAGCAAAAATGATGAGTGCTTTAGATCAATATAAAGTTGATATTGAAGAAATTCATCATACCAAAAAACTTGATGCACCAAGTGGAACTGCCATTACTTTAGCTGAAGGAATTATTGAAAATTCTGAAAGAAAATCTTGGGAGTTAAATGGAGAAGCTTCTGAAGAAGTTATTCCAATCACTGCAGTAAGAACTCCTGACGTTCCTGGCACACATACAATTAATTACAACTCTGTAGTTGACGCTATAGAAATTAAGCATACAGCTCATAACAGACAAGGCTTTGCTTTAGGAGCTGTTATTGCAGCAGAATGGTTAAAAGATAAGCAAGGAGTGTTCACCATGAAAGATGTGTTAAACATTGGTTAA
- a CDS encoding DUF5683 domain-containing protein — MKKLYYIILFFVCIHTYAQKDSTKVQQVSQLQLRSPKVQYNPLSPSKAAFYSAILPGAGQIYNNRYWWQLPLIYGGMATSIYFFIDNSNEYDRFRTAFRQRSAGLQDEFTLADGTQIISTAGLESAQRQLRQNRDLSLLTTVLIYVLQIVEASVTAHLIQFDDSDDLSLSPTAIPSRDAYDASPKVGLTLKYTF; from the coding sequence TTGAAAAAACTTTATTACATAATATTATTTTTCGTGTGTATTCATACTTACGCACAAAAAGATTCTACCAAGGTACAACAAGTATCTCAGCTACAGTTAAGATCGCCTAAAGTTCAATACAATCCGCTTTCTCCTTCAAAAGCTGCATTTTATTCAGCAATTTTACCTGGAGCAGGACAAATTTATAACAATCGATATTGGTGGCAATTGCCTTTAATCTACGGAGGAATGGCAACTAGTATTTATTTCTTTATTGATAATAGTAATGAATATGATCGATTTAGAACTGCCTTCAGACAACGAAGTGCCGGACTACAAGATGAATTTACTTTAGCAGATGGAACTCAAATTATTTCAACTGCAGGATTAGAAAGCGCACAGCGTCAACTAAGACAAAATAGAGATTTATCGTTATTAACCACAGTACTCATATATGTTTTACAAATAGTAGAGGCTAGTGTAACTGCACATTTAATACAATTTGACGATAGTGACGATTTATCTCTCAGTCCCACTGCTATTCCAAGTAGAGACGCTTATGATGCTTCACCAAAGGTAGGTTTAACCTTAAAATATACTTTTTAA
- a CDS encoding ParB/RepB/Spo0J family partition protein, giving the protein MAKATKKQALGRGLSALLKETAEVNSASDENADKVVGSIIEIDLNLIEVNPFQPRTYFDEDALQELANSIRELGVIQPITVRKLAEDKFQLVSGERRFRASKLVGNTTVPAYIRIANDQEMLEMALVENIQRKNLDPIEVALSYQRLIDEIKLTQEKLSIRVGKKRSTVTNYLRLLKLDPIIQTGMRDAFISMGHGRALINVENPSDQLKIYEKILRDKLSVRQTEDLVRALKSGNLAKASKKKTLPSSITNSIQDFNQFFDAKINVTVGNNGKGKISIPFTSLEDFNRIKDLLK; this is encoded by the coding sequence ATGGCAAAAGCAACCAAGAAGCAAGCATTAGGAAGAGGATTATCAGCTTTGTTAAAAGAAACTGCAGAAGTAAATTCTGCTTCAGATGAAAATGCCGATAAAGTTGTTGGTAGTATTATTGAAATTGATTTAAATCTAATTGAAGTAAATCCTTTTCAACCAAGAACTTATTTTGATGAAGATGCGCTACAAGAACTAGCAAACTCTATTAGAGAATTAGGTGTTATTCAACCTATTACTGTTAGAAAACTTGCTGAAGATAAGTTTCAATTAGTTTCTGGAGAAAGACGTTTTAGAGCTTCTAAATTAGTTGGTAATACTACAGTACCAGCTTATATTCGTATAGCTAACGACCAGGAAATGCTAGAAATGGCGTTAGTCGAGAACATACAAAGAAAAAACTTAGATCCAATAGAAGTCGCTTTATCTTATCAAAGATTAATAGATGAAATAAAACTTACTCAAGAAAAGCTGAGTATTCGAGTTGGAAAAAAAAGATCGACAGTTACTAACTATTTACGTTTATTAAAGTTAGACCCAATTATTCAAACTGGAATGCGAGACGCATTTATTTCAATGGGACATGGTAGAGCTTTAATTAATGTTGAAAATCCTTCTGATCAACTTAAAATTTATGAGAAAATTTTACGTGATAAGTTATCAGTAAGACAAACAGAAGATTTAGTAAGAGCTTTAAAATCTGGAAATTTAGCCAAAGCGAGCAAGAAAAAAACATTACCATCTTCAATAACAAATAGTATCCAAGATTTTAATCAATTTTTTGATGCTAAAATTAATGTTACTGTAGGAAATAATGGAAAAGGTAAAATTTCTATTCCTTTTACTTCGTTAGAAGATTTTAATAGAATAAAAGATTTGCTAAAATAG
- a CDS encoding ParA family protein, whose amino-acid sequence MSKIIAIANQKGGVGKTTTSVNLAAALGVLEKKVLLIDADPQANATSGLGIDVDSVEIGTYQVLEHTASVKQAIVKTESPNVDLVPAHIDLVAIEIELVDKLEREYMLKKSLKELEDDYDYILIDCAPSLGLITLNSLVASNSVIIPIQCEYFALEGLGKLLNTIKSVQKIHNKELEIEGLLLTMYDARLRLSNQVVDEVRKHFNSMVFETIVHRNIRLSEAPSYGESIISYDATSKGAVNYINLANEIINKNS is encoded by the coding sequence ATGAGTAAAATCATTGCAATAGCAAATCAAAAAGGAGGAGTTGGAAAAACTACAACTTCTGTGAACTTAGCCGCTGCTTTAGGCGTATTAGAAAAAAAAGTTTTACTTATTGATGCAGACCCTCAGGCAAACGCTACTTCTGGGTTAGGTATTGATGTAGATAGTGTTGAGATTGGTACTTACCAAGTGCTTGAACACACTGCTTCTGTAAAACAAGCTATTGTTAAAACAGAATCTCCAAATGTAGATTTAGTTCCTGCTCATATTGATTTAGTTGCCATCGAAATTGAATTAGTTGATAAACTTGAGCGTGAATACATGCTTAAAAAATCTTTAAAGGAACTAGAAGATGATTATGATTATATTTTAATTGACTGTGCTCCTTCTTTAGGTTTAATCACGTTGAATTCTTTGGTTGCCTCTAATTCTGTAATTATACCTATTCAATGCGAATACTTTGCTTTAGAAGGTTTAGGAAAATTACTAAACACCATAAAGAGTGTTCAAAAAATACATAATAAAGAACTAGAAATAGAAGGACTGTTATTAACCATGTATGATGCCAGATTACGTTTATCTAATCAAGTAGTAGATGAAGTAAGAAAGCATTTTAACTCAATGGTTTTTGAAACAATAGTTCACAGAAATATACGTTTAAGTGAAGCTCCTAGTTACGGAGAAAGTATAATTTCATATGATGCCACAAGTAAAGGTGCAGTAAATTATATTAACTTAGCAAATGAAATTATAAATAAGAACTCATAA
- a CDS encoding S8 family peptidase: protein MNTKKQQNKKPRVKLLLVFLVFAVHISHIKSQNLKEVKYAEALQILKKTEVPKRIPVIAILDAPIQLELFDENIIWKNSEEIPGNEIDDDKNGYIDDVFGWNFSDHSNDVTNKNFGNWHGTPVFSIIKSFLHQKLAKQRLVKVMSLVKGNSIQEIEESLAYILEMRKRYNETNGKEGAFIVAVNCSWGKNGLWNYNNKQWCSYYDLLGEQGVLVVSSVPNEDVNVDQIGDMPSTCLSDFLLTVTNIHNESSGLEYAAFGEESVDIAAPGERSFTLLNSGDFGFFDGTSAAAPYVTSAIGLMYQMYFEDFDNDIQENPKKVALSIKDFILKGIDKIDFLQDKTTSGGSLNMYNSIKLFYDYYNKESKMDQITLDFVSLYPNPSDDYVHALVESNIEEEAYLNIFDLHGRRIRREKFQLKTGVYSYEFYDVIFQLTRNIYMITIDTASGRFSKSVKFIKK from the coding sequence TTGAATACTAAGAAACAACAAAACAAGAAGCCAAGAGTAAAGTTACTCTTGGTTTTTTTAGTTTTTGCAGTTCATATATCTCATATAAAATCTCAGAATTTGAAAGAGGTGAAATATGCAGAAGCTTTACAGATTTTAAAGAAAACTGAAGTTCCTAAGAGAATTCCAGTTATTGCAATTTTAGATGCGCCAATCCAACTTGAATTATTTGACGAGAATATAATTTGGAAAAATTCAGAAGAAATTCCAGGAAATGAAATTGATGATGATAAGAATGGTTATATAGATGATGTTTTTGGATGGAACTTTTCAGATCATTCAAATGATGTTACTAATAAAAATTTTGGTAATTGGCACGGAACACCTGTGTTTAGTATAATAAAGAGTTTCTTACATCAAAAATTAGCTAAACAAAGATTAGTTAAGGTTATGAGTTTGGTAAAAGGAAATTCTATTCAAGAAATTGAAGAATCTTTGGCTTACATTCTTGAAATGAGAAAAAGATATAATGAAACTAATGGTAAAGAGGGAGCTTTTATAGTTGCCGTAAATTGTTCTTGGGGTAAAAATGGTTTATGGAACTATAATAATAAGCAATGGTGTAGTTATTATGATTTATTAGGTGAACAAGGTGTTTTAGTTGTTTCTTCTGTTCCTAATGAAGATGTAAATGTTGATCAAATAGGAGATATGCCATCTACTTGTTTAAGTGATTTTCTATTAACTGTAACTAATATACATAATGAAAGTTCTGGATTAGAATATGCTGCTTTTGGAGAAGAGTCTGTTGATATAGCAGCTCCAGGTGAACGAAGTTTTACATTATTAAATTCTGGAGACTTTGGTTTTTTCGATGGAACTTCAGCAGCAGCACCTTATGTAACAAGCGCTATTGGTCTAATGTATCAAATGTATTTTGAAGATTTTGATAATGATATTCAGGAGAATCCTAAAAAAGTAGCATTGTCTATTAAAGATTTTATCTTAAAAGGGATTGATAAGATTGATTTTTTACAAGATAAGACAACATCAGGTGGGAGTTTAAATATGTATAATAGTATTAAACTATTCTACGATTACTACAATAAAGAAAGTAAGATGGATCAAATTACTTTAGATTTTGTTTCCTTGTATCCTAATCCGTCTGATGATTATGTTCATGCTTTAGTAGAGTCAAATATTGAAGAAGAAGCTTATCTGAATATTTTCGATCTTCATGGAAGGAGAATAAGAAGAGAAAAATTTCAACTGAAAACGGGTGTGTATTCTTATGAGTTTTATGATGTAATTTTTCAACTTACCCGAAATATTTATATGATTACAATTGATACCGCTTCTGGAAGGTTTTCTAAAAGCGTAAAATTTATCAAAAAATAA
- the dnaN gene encoding DNA polymerase III subunit beta, whose translation MKFIVSSSHLLKQLQILGGVINSNNTLPILDNFLFELSENQLKASASDLETTMSAVVNVESTDTGSIAINARLLLDTLKTFPDQPLTFKTEGENTIEISSEQGKYDMAYYDGEEFPKAIELPSPSSTDVPSHVLSTAISKTIFAAGNDDLRPVMSGVFFQFNSKELTFVATDAHKLVKYTRTDVSADKSAEFIMPKKPLTILKGILGGSEENVTIEYNDTNAKFTFDNVVLVCRLIDGKYPNYEAVIPKENPNKLTVDRASFLNSVKRVSIFSSKTTHQIRLKMAGTELNISAEDLDYANKADERLNCDYQGDDMQIGFNSRFLSEMLNNLNANDVQLEMSLPNRAGILTPIDGTEDGEHVTMLVMPVMLNG comes from the coding sequence ATGAAATTTATTGTATCTAGCTCACATTTACTAAAACAGCTACAAATTTTAGGTGGAGTAATTAACAGTAATAACACCTTACCTATTTTAGATAATTTTTTATTTGAACTTTCAGAAAATCAACTAAAAGCCTCTGCTTCTGATCTTGAAACTACAATGAGCGCTGTTGTAAATGTGGAAAGTACAGATACGGGTTCCATAGCAATTAATGCTCGTTTACTTTTAGATACATTAAAAACTTTTCCTGATCAGCCTTTAACTTTTAAGACTGAAGGAGAAAATACTATTGAAATTAGCTCTGAACAAGGAAAATATGATATGGCTTATTATGACGGAGAAGAATTTCCTAAAGCTATAGAATTACCTTCACCTAGTAGTACAGATGTTCCTTCTCATGTATTATCTACAGCTATTTCTAAAACGATTTTTGCTGCTGGTAATGATGATTTAAGACCTGTAATGAGTGGGGTGTTTTTTCAATTTAACTCTAAAGAATTAACTTTTGTAGCTACAGATGCTCACAAATTAGTGAAATACACAAGAACTGACGTTTCTGCTGATAAATCTGCTGAATTTATTATGCCTAAGAAGCCTTTAACAATTTTAAAAGGTATACTTGGAGGTTCTGAAGAAAATGTAACTATAGAATATAATGACACTAATGCTAAATTCACTTTTGATAATGTTGTATTAGTTTGTCGTTTGATTGATGGGAAATATCCAAATTACGAAGCTGTAATTCCAAAAGAAAATCCTAATAAATTAACTGTAGACAGAGCTTCTTTCTTAAACTCTGTGAAGCGTGTTTCTATTTTCTCTAGTAAAACGACTCACCAAATCCGTTTAAAAATGGCTGGAACTGAGTTGAATATTTCCGCTGAAGATTTAGACTATGCAAACAAAGCTGATGAACGTTTAAACTGCGATTACCAAGGTGATGATATGCAAATCGGTTTTAATTCTCGCTTTTTAAGTGAAATGTTAAACAACTTAAACGCTAATGATGTTCAATTAGAAATGAGTTTACCAAATAGAGCTGGAATTTTAACTCCAATAGATGGAACTGAAGATGGTGAGCATGTAACGATGTTAGTTATGCCAGTTATGTTAAATGGATAA
- a CDS encoding lipid A deacylase LpxR family protein, with protein sequence MKKLILLFFVIINCYSQKKYSKQFSFVNDNDLYISFYQDRYYTNGAFLNYSYLSTKASEKVVKKIYNFQIGQKLYSPFKANVRFLREHDRPFAGYLYGGFGISYFFKKKSLFRINAEVGVIGPSAFGKESMNFVHDIYGFDPATGWKYQIQDAFALNFNAEFTKQLTTSKYIDLNWVNTGNLGTVFSDISTGFLSRIGIKPIQDLANSIAFNSNLNNEVTNFNNEIETFFYINPMLRYAIYDATIQGSFLNDNNPVTFELKPFVLTTEIGFKFTANRFNFKYAIIHHTKKLKSINVPNGNFYGSIAINYLFN encoded by the coding sequence GTGAAAAAATTGATTTTATTATTTTTTGTAATCATTAATTGCTATAGTCAGAAAAAGTATTCAAAACAGTTTAGCTTTGTAAATGATAATGATTTGTACATATCTTTTTATCAAGATCGATATTATACTAACGGAGCTTTTCTAAACTACTCTTACCTAAGCACTAAAGCATCAGAGAAAGTTGTAAAGAAAATTTATAATTTTCAGATTGGACAAAAATTATACTCGCCTTTTAAGGCCAATGTTAGATTTCTAAGAGAACATGACAGACCTTTTGCTGGATACTTGTATGGTGGTTTTGGTATAAGTTATTTTTTCAAAAAGAAATCTTTATTCCGAATTAATGCTGAAGTTGGTGTAATTGGCCCTTCTGCTTTTGGTAAGGAATCTATGAATTTTGTACATGATATTTATGGTTTCGATCCAGCTACAGGATGGAAATACCAAATTCAAGATGCATTTGCTCTGAATTTTAATGCAGAATTTACCAAACAACTAACTACATCAAAATATATTGATTTAAACTGGGTAAACACAGGAAATTTAGGGACTGTTTTTTCTGATATTTCTACAGGTTTTTTGTCTAGAATCGGAATAAAACCAATACAAGACCTTGCTAACAGTATCGCTTTTAATAGCAATTTAAACAATGAAGTAACCAATTTTAATAATGAAATTGAAACCTTTTTTTACATAAATCCAATGCTTCGATACGCTATATATGATGCTACAATACAGGGAAGTTTTTTAAATGATAATAATCCTGTTACTTTCGAGCTTAAACCATTTGTACTTACTACAGAAATCGGGTTTAAATTCACTGCTAATAGATTTAATTTTAAATACGCTATTATACACCATACCAAGAAATTAAAAAGCATAAATGTACCTAACGGAAACTTTTATGGTAGCATTGCTATTAATTATCTTTTTAATTAA
- the ppk2 gene encoding polyphosphate kinase 2 yields MDKKGKITAQDFLNIKSNEELLTLIKDKKIPFKSVEKDLIYEKELKDLQVELVKLQQWIAKNKKRVAVIFEGRDAAGKGGNIRRFMEHLNPRSSRLVALNKPTEVEMGQWYFQRYIKELPNPGEIVFFDRSWYNRAVVEPVMGFCTDAQYRKFLVQVPEFEHMLYEDGVVVIKFWLSITKKEQLKRFEARMDNPLKHWKFSPVDKKGQELWDKYTYYKGEMFSNTHTTYCPWTIIKTNSKKTARLEAMRHVLSKFDYEGKEDAMTYLNPDPNVVMRYYRSVVQND; encoded by the coding sequence ATGGATAAAAAAGGGAAAATAACAGCACAAGATTTTTTGAATATTAAAAGTAATGAGGAATTGTTGACTCTTATTAAAGATAAGAAGATACCTTTTAAATCTGTTGAGAAAGATTTGATCTACGAAAAAGAGTTAAAAGATCTTCAGGTTGAACTTGTGAAATTACAACAATGGATAGCAAAAAATAAAAAACGTGTAGCTGTTATTTTTGAAGGAAGAGATGCGGCTGGAAAAGGAGGGAATATTAGAAGATTCATGGAACATTTAAATCCAAGATCTTCTCGTTTGGTCGCATTAAATAAACCAACGGAAGTTGAGATGGGACAATGGTATTTTCAGCGTTACATAAAAGAGTTACCTAATCCAGGAGAAATTGTCTTTTTTGATAGAAGTTGGTATAATAGAGCTGTTGTTGAGCCAGTAATGGGGTTTTGTACTGATGCGCAATACAGAAAGTTTTTAGTTCAAGTACCAGAATTTGAACACATGTTGTATGAAGATGGGGTAGTAGTAATTAAATTTTGGTTATCTATAACCAAAAAAGAACAGTTAAAACGCTTTGAGGCTAGAATGGATAATCCATTAAAGCATTGGAAGTTTAGTCCTGTAGATAAAAAAGGTCAAGAGTTATGGGATAAGTATACCTATTATAAAGGAGAAATGTTCTCGAATACACATACTACTTATTGTCCTTGGACTATCATAAAAACTAATAGTAAAAAAACGGCTAGGTTAGAAGCAATGCGTCATGTATTATCTAAGTTTGATTATGAAGGAAAAGAAGATGCAATGACATATTTAAATCCAGATCCAAATGTAGTAATGCGATATTACAGATCTGTAGTTCAAAACGATTAA
- the ppk2 gene encoding polyphosphate kinase 2, with amino-acid sequence MENKKSSKIELSAIDAEKLSSKEGLKAILSREPYNIEKALRYVNYLNKLEELQVELIRLQTWAIEHNERIIILFEGRDAAGKGGAIRRITERINPRHMRIVALPKPTEEQETQWYFQRYVEQFPKAGELVLFDRSWYNRAVVEPVNDFCSEQEYKIFMKQVNGFEKMILQSGIRLVKIYMSISKKEQQKRFDDIKNDPLKQWKMTRVDERAQELWDDYTVYKKKMFKKTNTELSPWKVIRANRKTEARIECIEHILDSIPYDKNTEI; translated from the coding sequence ATGGAGAATAAAAAAAGTTCTAAAATAGAATTGTCAGCGATTGATGCAGAAAAGTTAAGTTCTAAAGAAGGACTTAAAGCTATACTTTCTAGAGAACCTTATAATATTGAAAAAGCTTTAAGATATGTCAATTATCTAAATAAGTTAGAAGAGTTACAAGTTGAGTTGATACGATTACAAACTTGGGCAATTGAACATAATGAAAGAATTATAATCTTATTTGAAGGTAGAGATGCTGCTGGGAAAGGTGGTGCTATTAGAAGGATTACAGAGCGAATAAATCCTAGGCATATGCGAATAGTTGCATTACCAAAACCTACGGAAGAACAAGAGACACAATGGTATTTTCAGCGTTATGTTGAGCAATTTCCAAAGGCAGGGGAGCTGGTTTTATTTGATAGAAGTTGGTATAATAGAGCAGTAGTAGAACCTGTGAATGATTTTTGTTCAGAGCAGGAATATAAAATTTTTATGAAGCAGGTAAATGGATTTGAAAAGATGATTTTACAATCAGGAATTCGTTTGGTAAAAATTTACATGTCTATTTCTAAAAAAGAACAGCAAAAACGTTTCGATGATATTAAAAATGATCCGCTAAAGCAATGGAAAATGACTCGTGTGGATGAAAGAGCTCAAGAACTTTGGGATGATTACACGGTGTATAAAAAGAAAATGTTTAAAAAAACCAATACAGAGCTGTCTCCTTGGAAAGTTATAAGAGCAAATAGGAAAACTGAAGCTAGAATAGAATGCATAGAGCACATTCTTGATAGTATTCCTTATGATAAAAATACAGAGATATAG
- a CDS encoding low molecular weight phosphatase family protein yields the protein MIKTTNFETKVFFEDARKDLIVSEERKDLLYSIADKIVEELEDRDKINLNFICTHNSRRSQMAQVWSFFATEYFKLENIFAYSGGTETTAFHRNTVKCLQKTSFDFSVEDFSHQNPLYLISFKGAKKTIKGFSKTYDNEDNDYPYIAITTCDHADENCPFIPDAIHRFHLPYTDPKVADNTDSQNEKYLETSKRIAGELFLIFEETKRLLS from the coding sequence ATGATAAAAACTACTAATTTCGAAACTAAAGTTTTTTTTGAAGATGCTAGAAAAGATTTAATTGTTTCAGAAGAGAGGAAAGATTTATTGTATTCAATAGCAGACAAGATTGTAGAAGAATTAGAGGACAGAGATAAAATCAACTTAAATTTTATTTGCACACACAACTCTAGAAGAAGCCAAATGGCACAAGTTTGGTCTTTTTTCGCTACAGAATACTTTAAGCTAGAAAACATATTTGCTTATTCTGGCGGAACTGAAACCACTGCTTTTCATAGAAACACTGTAAAATGCTTACAAAAAACAAGTTTTGATTTTAGTGTAGAAGATTTTTCTCATCAAAATCCGTTGTATTTAATTTCATTTAAAGGAGCCAAAAAAACGATTAAGGGATTTTCTAAAACTTACGATAATGAAGACAATGATTATCCTTACATAGCTATAACAACCTGTGATCATGCCGACGAAAATTGCCCTTTTATTCCAGATGCAATTCATAGGTTTCATTTACCTTATACAGATCCTAAAGTAGCTGACAATACAGATTCACAAAATGAAAAATATTTAGAAACCAGCAAAAGAATAGCTGGTGAATTGTTTTTAATATTTGAAGAAACAAAAAGATTACTTTCATAA